In a single window of the Natronosalvus caseinilyticus genome:
- a CDS encoding cytochrome P450, translating into MAPSTHSTNRRRPPGPDGLPFVGTQLSFLRRPYEFMTETAREYGDIVSWDDPIGPVYQLNHPDYIEHVLVRDNQHYVKGTLFQNTLRPITGNGILNSEGAVWRRNRHLLQPAFHPDRIREYATMMTDIGLETTDSWTDGETLPFHEEMSTLTLRIVARALFGVGIDERLGVVSSALDDFMLASETLSHYILPPGIPTPSRRRIERAREHLDSLIYDLIDERRANPTDNDVISKLLEVETEGGDHLSDEQIRDEVTTLLLAGHETTALSLTFTAYLLSTHPAVERRLVEELETVLEGEPPTMADLEKLTYTERVVKESMRLYPPVPSIVREAVKPDLIGGYEIPPGATVQMHQWVVHRDPRWYDDPLAFRPERWTDEMESELPKLAYFPFAAGPRRCIGDRFAMLEARLLLATIYQNYHLELVPGTELDLMATITARPRKEIPMTVRER; encoded by the coding sequence ATGGCCCCATCGACGCACTCGACCAACCGCAGACGACCGCCCGGCCCCGACGGGTTGCCGTTCGTCGGGACGCAACTCTCCTTTCTCCGTCGACCCTACGAGTTTATGACCGAGACAGCCCGCGAGTACGGGGACATCGTCTCCTGGGACGACCCCATCGGGCCAGTCTACCAGCTCAACCACCCCGACTACATCGAGCACGTGCTGGTCCGAGACAACCAGCACTACGTCAAGGGGACCCTGTTCCAGAACACCCTCCGGCCGATCACCGGCAACGGCATCCTCAACAGCGAGGGTGCGGTCTGGCGGCGCAACCGCCACCTCCTCCAGCCGGCGTTTCACCCGGACCGGATCCGGGAGTACGCGACGATGATGACCGACATCGGCCTCGAGACGACCGATTCCTGGACCGACGGCGAGACGCTCCCGTTCCACGAGGAGATGTCGACGCTTACGCTCCGAATCGTCGCCCGGGCGCTGTTCGGCGTCGGCATCGACGAGCGCCTCGGCGTCGTCTCCTCGGCGCTCGACGACTTCATGCTGGCCTCCGAGACCCTCTCGCACTACATCCTGCCGCCGGGCATCCCGACGCCCTCGAGACGGCGGATCGAACGCGCACGGGAGCACCTCGATTCGCTGATCTACGACCTCATCGACGAACGGCGGGCGAACCCGACCGACAACGACGTCATCTCGAAACTGCTCGAGGTCGAGACCGAGGGCGGCGACCACCTTTCGGACGAGCAGATCCGCGACGAGGTGACGACCCTCCTGCTCGCGGGCCACGAGACGACGGCGCTCTCGCTGACGTTCACGGCGTACCTGCTCTCGACCCATCCCGCGGTGGAGCGACGGCTGGTCGAGGAACTCGAGACCGTCCTGGAGGGGGAGCCGCCGACGATGGCCGACCTCGAGAAGTTGACCTACACCGAGCGCGTCGTGAAGGAGTCCATGCGGCTGTACCCGCCGGTCCCGAGCATCGTCCGCGAGGCGGTCAAGCCGGACTTGATCGGTGGCTACGAGATTCCGCCAGGAGCGACCGTCCAGATGCACCAGTGGGTCGTCCACCGCGACCCGCGGTGGTACGACGATCCGCTGGCGTTCCGGCCCGAGCGCTGGACCGACGAAATGGAATCCGAACTCCCGAAACTGGCCTACTTCCCGTTCGCCGCGGGACCGCGCCGCTGTATCGGCGACCGGTTCGCGATGCTCGAGGCGCGGCTCCTATTGGCGACGATTTACCAGAACTACCACCTCGAGTTGGTCCCCGGAACCGAACTGGACCTGATGGCGACGATCACGGCGCGGCCCAGGAAGGAGATTCCAATGACGGTTCGGGAGCGGTAA
- a CDS encoding phosphoglycerol geranylgeranyltransferase: MTAPWADWNHILKLDPDKDLPEGVTYGDLCATGTDAIEVGGTMGMTEENMTAVIEACAEHDVPLYQEPSNPSVVVENDGLEGYLIPTVFNAGSPFWITGAHKEWVRLEGDLEWDRTYMEAYIVMNPEADVATLTEADCDLAADDVAAYATIAEQMFGQEIVYVEYSGTYGEESVVEAAAESLEESALFYGGGIHDYDSAHRMATHADVIVVGNLAHDEGVDAVRETVKAANDA; this comes from the coding sequence ATGACTGCACCCTGGGCGGACTGGAACCACATCCTCAAACTCGATCCCGACAAGGACCTACCCGAGGGCGTGACCTACGGCGACCTCTGTGCGACCGGCACCGACGCCATCGAAGTCGGCGGGACGATGGGGATGACCGAAGAGAACATGACGGCCGTCATCGAGGCCTGCGCCGAGCACGACGTGCCCCTCTACCAGGAGCCCTCGAACCCGAGCGTCGTCGTCGAGAACGACGGCCTCGAGGGCTACCTCATCCCGACGGTCTTCAACGCCGGGTCACCGTTCTGGATCACCGGCGCCCACAAGGAGTGGGTCCGCCTGGAGGGCGACCTCGAGTGGGATCGAACGTACATGGAGGCCTACATCGTCATGAACCCGGAGGCGGACGTCGCCACGTTGACGGAGGCCGACTGTGACCTTGCAGCGGACGACGTGGCCGCCTACGCTACCATCGCCGAGCAGATGTTCGGCCAGGAAATCGTCTACGTCGAGTACTCGGGCACCTACGGCGAGGAGTCGGTCGTCGAGGCGGCCGCGGAGAGCCTCGAGGAATCGGCGCTGTTCTACGGCGGCGGCATCCACGACTACGACTCGGCACACCGGATGGCCACCCACGCAGACGTGATCGTCGTCGGCAACCTCGCACACGACGAGGGCGTGGACGCAGTTCGCGAGACGGTAAAAGCGGCGAACGACGCCTGA
- a CDS encoding DICT sensory domain-containing protein: MLDTYIEAVERRRKWLTVYSDADATDLSDRLAARNVTVVHRKLPPHGPSPFVTIYDGETFVGAIGLETLEQLLEPPVIRPTDRTGLSEGYRALLEVLEETLFTALDRRQLLATSREIEDRAFRMGRGTLRVGFQRLSAFEHQVPLYRRLGEETNLEVHVYGRPDWEPPSLENVRYHRDEAGALAPFWCLAFDGGEDPMQACALVARERESGFLGFWTYDPGLVGEILEALEAVE, from the coding sequence ATGCTCGATACCTACATCGAAGCGGTCGAACGCCGACGCAAGTGGCTCACCGTCTACAGCGACGCGGACGCGACGGACCTCTCGGACCGACTCGCCGCGCGAAACGTGACGGTCGTCCACCGCAAACTGCCGCCTCACGGACCGTCGCCGTTCGTCACTATCTACGACGGAGAGACGTTCGTCGGCGCAATCGGACTCGAGACACTGGAGCAACTGCTCGAGCCGCCGGTAATTCGCCCGACGGATCGGACGGGCCTGTCCGAGGGGTACCGCGCACTCCTCGAGGTGCTCGAGGAGACGCTGTTTACCGCCCTCGATCGCCGACAGCTGCTGGCTACCAGCCGCGAGATCGAGGACCGTGCCTTCCGGATGGGCCGGGGGACGCTACGCGTCGGTTTCCAGCGGCTGTCGGCCTTCGAGCACCAGGTGCCGCTCTACCGACGACTCGGCGAGGAAACCAACCTCGAAGTGCACGTCTACGGCCGCCCGGACTGGGAGCCGCCGTCGCTCGAGAACGTACGTTACCACCGGGACGAAGCGGGCGCCCTCGCCCCGTTCTGGTGTCTGGCGTTCGACGGCGGCGAGGACCCGATGCAGGCGTGTGCGCTCGTGGCCCGCGAACGCGAGTCGGGATTTCTCGGGTTCTGGACGTACGACCCCGGCCTGGTCGGAGAGATCCTGGAGGCGCTCGAGGCCGTCGAATAG
- a CDS encoding DUF7344 domain-containing protein translates to MPEDEPAIDEEDYVETAPLLASDSFYRALSERPRRRVLYYLLEREECSVDELADVLAGWETTTETMVAPDRRRQHELSLVHRHLPLLSDAGLVAYDNESGEVSLATVPEPAKALVRRAIEAETA, encoded by the coding sequence ATGCCCGAAGACGAACCCGCAATAGACGAGGAGGACTACGTCGAAACGGCACCATTACTGGCCAGTGATTCGTTTTATCGGGCGCTCTCTGAACGCCCGCGCCGGCGCGTGCTTTATTACCTGCTCGAGCGCGAGGAGTGTTCGGTCGACGAACTGGCGGACGTCCTCGCCGGGTGGGAGACGACGACCGAAACGATGGTCGCTCCCGACCGACGGCGCCAGCACGAACTCTCGCTGGTCCACAGACACCTTCCCCTGCTCTCGGATGCCGGGCTGGTAGCGTACGACAACGAGAGCGGAGAGGTCTCGCTCGCGACCGTTCCGGAGCCGGCGAAGGCGCTCGTCCGTCGCGCGATCGAAGCCGAGACCGCGTAG
- a CDS encoding aldehyde dehydrogenase family protein — translation MSQDDPSQTYGHYVGGEWTDGTGDDTFGSENPATGETLAEFHRGTEADVDAALEAADEAFDEWRELSYIDRAEYLWDIYHELRDRTDELAEIVTKECGKEISEGRADVVEAYHMVEWAAGNARHPHGDVVPSEVGAKDAYMRRKPRGVIGCITPWNFPVAIPFWHMAIALVEGNTVVWKPAEQTPWCGQIIAEMMEDAGVPEGVFNMVQGFGDAGASIVDDSRVDTVLFTGSAEVGHEIAGKVGGEPGKLAACEMGGKNGIVITENADLDIAVHSAVMSSFKTTGQRCVSSERLIVHEEVYDEFKERYVELAESVAVGDPLDENTFMGPAIEPEHVEKIHKHNELAEKEGAEVLVDRADLEADEIPDGHEDGNWVGPFVYEIEYDTDLRCLKEECFGPHVALLKYSGDIEEAVEIHNDTPYGLAGAIISEDYRQINYFRDRAEIGLAYANLPCIGAEVQLPFGGVKKSGNGYPSAREAIEAVTERTAWTLNNSKEIQMAQGLSADITTQDD, via the coding sequence ATGAGTCAAGACGACCCTTCGCAGACGTACGGCCACTACGTGGGTGGCGAGTGGACCGACGGGACCGGCGACGACACCTTCGGGAGCGAGAACCCGGCGACGGGCGAGACGCTCGCCGAGTTCCACCGCGGAACCGAGGCCGACGTCGACGCCGCGCTCGAGGCCGCCGACGAGGCGTTCGACGAGTGGCGGGAACTCTCCTACATCGACCGCGCAGAGTACCTCTGGGACATCTACCACGAGCTGCGCGACCGAACCGACGAACTCGCCGAAATCGTCACGAAGGAGTGTGGCAAGGAAATCTCCGAGGGACGTGCCGACGTCGTCGAGGCCTACCACATGGTCGAGTGGGCCGCGGGCAACGCCCGTCACCCGCACGGGGACGTCGTCCCGAGCGAGGTCGGCGCGAAGGACGCCTACATGCGCCGCAAGCCGCGGGGCGTCATCGGCTGCATCACCCCGTGGAACTTCCCGGTCGCCATCCCGTTCTGGCACATGGCCATCGCGCTGGTCGAGGGCAACACCGTCGTCTGGAAGCCCGCCGAGCAGACGCCGTGGTGCGGCCAGATCATCGCCGAGATGATGGAAGACGCCGGCGTCCCCGAGGGCGTCTTCAACATGGTCCAGGGCTTCGGCGACGCCGGGGCCTCGATCGTCGACGACTCCCGGGTCGACACCGTCCTCTTTACGGGCTCCGCCGAGGTCGGCCACGAAATCGCCGGCAAGGTCGGCGGCGAACCCGGCAAGCTCGCGGCCTGCGAGATGGGCGGCAAGAACGGGATCGTCATCACGGAGAACGCCGATCTCGACATCGCCGTCCACTCGGCGGTCATGTCGAGCTTCAAAACCACCGGCCAGCGCTGCGTCTCGAGCGAGCGCCTGATCGTCCACGAGGAGGTCTACGACGAGTTCAAGGAGCGCTACGTCGAACTCGCAGAGAGCGTCGCCGTCGGCGACCCGCTCGACGAGAACACGTTCATGGGCCCGGCGATCGAACCGGAACACGTCGAGAAGATTCACAAACACAACGAGTTGGCGGAGAAGGAGGGCGCCGAGGTCCTAGTCGACCGCGCCGACCTCGAGGCCGACGAGATCCCCGACGGTCACGAGGACGGCAACTGGGTCGGCCCGTTCGTCTACGAGATCGAGTACGACACCGACCTGCGCTGTCTGAAAGAGGAGTGTTTCGGTCCCCACGTCGCCCTGCTGAAGTACTCGGGTGACATCGAGGAGGCCGTCGAGATCCACAACGACACGCCCTACGGACTCGCGGGCGCGATCATCTCCGAGGACTACCGCCAGATCAACTACTTCCGCGACCGCGCCGAAATCGGGCTGGCGTACGCCAACCTGCCGTGTATCGGCGCGGAGGTCCAGCTCCCCTTCGGTGGCGTCAAGAAGTCCGGAAACGGCTACCCCTCCGCCCGCGAGGCCATCGAGGCCGTCACCGAGCGCACCGCCTGGACGCTGAACAACTCGAAAGAGATCCAGATGGCCCAGGGGCTCTCGGCGGACATCACGACCCAGGACGACTAG
- a CDS encoding RIO1 family regulatory kinase/ATPase, translated as MDIRQLARGTVEWDRLERVVRTLADRYDLADVRVDFFEANNWLSTPCVLDDEYFVKIVSRQNALVHGLLTTGRNVGAFSSGTEGFFDRFETPREMVEHEFEATRRMREIGLNAPRPIDAFEVNGLGVLVLEFLPDFRTLDELTDDEIRDVSSTLFEMLRTLHDHGLAHGDLRAENVLLLEGDLYFIDATSVNEGRVRETRAYDLACALAMLEPRIGARDAVYAAASVYDAETLLSARSFLDFVRLRPDHEFDSTQLRSEVEKVADIGYPGDD; from the coding sequence ATGGACATCCGCCAGCTCGCTCGCGGGACGGTCGAGTGGGATCGACTCGAGCGAGTCGTCCGGACCCTGGCGGATCGATACGACCTCGCGGACGTTCGCGTCGACTTCTTCGAGGCCAACAACTGGCTCTCGACGCCGTGCGTGCTCGACGACGAGTACTTCGTCAAGATCGTCTCGCGACAGAACGCCCTCGTCCACGGGCTGTTGACCACCGGGCGCAACGTCGGCGCGTTCTCCTCGGGAACGGAGGGCTTTTTCGACCGATTCGAGACGCCCCGCGAGATGGTCGAACACGAGTTCGAGGCGACCCGTCGAATGCGCGAGATCGGTCTCAACGCACCGCGTCCGATCGACGCCTTCGAGGTCAACGGCCTCGGCGTCCTCGTCCTCGAGTTCCTCCCCGACTTTCGAACGCTCGACGAACTCACGGACGACGAGATCCGCGACGTCTCCTCGACGCTGTTCGAGATGCTCCGGACGCTTCACGACCACGGGCTCGCCCACGGCGACCTCCGCGCGGAGAACGTCCTCTTGCTCGAGGGGGATCTCTACTTCATCGACGCGACGAGCGTGAACGAGGGCCGGGTTCGCGAGACGAGAGCGTACGACCTCGCGTGTGCGCTCGCGATGCTCGAGCCGCGAATCGGGGCTCGAGATGCCGTCTACGCAGCCGCCAGCGTGTACGACGCCGAAACGCTGCTGTCGGCGCGGTCTTTCCTCGACTTCGTCAGGTTGCGCCCGGATCACGAGTTCGACTCGACGCAGTTGCGAAGCGAGGTCGAGAAGGTCGCCGACATCGGGTATCCCGGCGACGACTGA